In the Zingiber officinale cultivar Zhangliang chromosome 5A, Zo_v1.1, whole genome shotgun sequence genome, GATTAGTCAGCATAAATTGGATAACTAAAAAAAAGTAAATgataataatatttaatggacAATGTCAGACTTTTTTTAAGATGGGTTTCATAGCGGACGATGGAAGAAGtcatatatttttttgataagggtttcaaaaaaaaatgatgaactaGATAATACCGAACCTGGGGTGACTGGTCCGGTCCCACAAAAATTTTTCATCGGTCGTCAGAGTAAATCGGAAAACCCTTGTGGCAGGTGACTTAAAAGCTCAGTATCCTGTAGTTCCATACGTCatttgaagaaatttttttttataaatatatcgtaattaaaaattgaatcataaatatttagataataatttagtACCCTTCCCGTTCAAAGTTTTAGGGTAGGGGTTCATACAAAACTACACTCGATGATGGTTCTATGGCACTGATTAAGTAGGCGGCCACTAGACAATCAATGATGGTTCCTTAATAAATTCTCCGTTAGCCGACATATTTGTCATTTCCCCTTACAAAAACCTGAATTGTGTATTGAATTTATTTCAATTTCCTATGGAAGAGAGCATGGCCAGGACGGACACATGAAAGAAATCGTCGAGCTACGAATCCAGTACCCCTTAATGATTGAATTTAAACAGAAATTATATCCATGTTTGGTATCCTGCCTCATTTTTATGGGCCTTTGTGCCCTATGTCTCCCATCAATTCCGTTTCTTTAAATTCCATTTAATTCCTCTTCTTTTCTCACGGTAGCTGTTCTCTTCGTCACGAATCGCTCTCTTTAAAAATCATTCATCTCATTATCAACAAAAGATCAACGAAACTGAATCATCGCATCAATGGCAACACGAAGACAGCTAGCCAGTGGTTTTCTGAACGTCGTTgtttttcccctttttttttatagtttttctgAAGAGAGATCCGGCACACTCTTTGAGAAGTCAAGATAAAAGAGTTCAGAGCAGACACTCTAACTCTTCCATGGTGTAACGACAGGGCAATGCCACTTCCGTTCGCATTTCACAACCTAATACACTAATCACTAATCAGCAACGTCGATGACAAAACCCATTCAACTAATCTTCGGGAGCTgtcacctcctcctccgccagcgAATCAGCATTTTGGCTCTAGCAATGCGTTTTAGCTTGGCAGCAGCTGTTGGATTAACACTTGGTCCTTTGCACGGACCACTCCATCATTTTTAATCGatcatacaaaataaaaaaataaaaaatcaaccgTCATTAGGATTGACCTCGATCGATTCTTGTTTTACTCTCGCTCAAAGAATGTCACTCGGCCCCTCCATAGTTTGCAGAATTTCACAAGGTCCTTTCCTGTTGGCATCTCAAAATTTTTAGATTTCCAAGTCACACGGTTTGCTTGCAGCTCAAGGACTGTCATCCCCACTCTCACACACAAACTACTTTTTTTAAATTGCAAGTACGCTGTCTTTGTTGCCTTTTTGGATTCTCCCCTactttatgttttctttttttttttcaatcgttgcgatttttatttatttgtttatttacttTACTGTCCCTTTAGGAGCCGTATTTAAGGACTAGAGCTGAAGCAAAGTTGTAGCAAAGCAAGTTCAGTGTGAGGAAAAGTATCCCCAAAAGCTTcttttctcctccaagcaaggccATCGTCGCCATCTCTACTACAAGTATTAGGCTTCTTCCTGATCTTCCCAAATCAATTAAAATCTCTTCTCCTTGAAGGATATAATTAGCTGAACATGGGAGGCACACTCGACTACTTCTCCAGCTTGCTGACCGCTGGCCACAGGCACAGGAAGAGGAAGCAGTTCCAAACTGTGGAGCTCAAGGTCAGGATGGACTGCGAAGGCTGCGAGCTCAAAGTCAAAAATGCTCTCTCAAGCATGAGAGGTCGGTCCATGCCATCCATAACTACTCTTATGTCTCTCGTTCATAATATTTTGTCAAACCGATCGATAATCCTAATTCTAACAGGAGTGCAGTCTGTGGAGATCAACAGGAAGCATTACAAGGTGACGGTGACGGGGTATGTGGAGCCAAACAAGGTGCTCAAGAGGGTTCAAGCCACGGGGAAGAAAGCAGAGATATGGCCTTATGTGCCCTACAACTTGGTGGCGCAGCCTTACGCTGCACAAACCTACGACAAGAAGGCACCGCCAGGCTATGTCAGGAACGTGGAGTTCGTCGCATCGTCCAACCAAGTCAGGGCAGAAGACCAGTTCACAAATCTGTTCAGCGATGACAACCCGAATGCCTGTTCCGTAATgtaaaagtaaaacaaatttcTCCTTTTCCGAGTGAAAGTGCGGTCTCATGACTCACTGGATGTTTCTGAGCTTTCGTTCTCATGCAATATAATATGAATATCACATAGTTACAATGTTGTGTTAGGTTTGGATGGGGCATATATCCTTTTTCACAGTgatttatatttaattaaccaGATATTTATGCATAAGTACTAAATGGAGGAATGATCAGGTATCCACCACCATTTTGATTGAAGGGTCTTAAGTACCATTGGAGTAAATGCATGAATACATACAATTTCTTCTTCTAAACTATATTTGTCTGTTCGAACAGCATGCACAACATCCCTGCCTGCCTATTTCTTCTAAGAGGAGCTTGCACTGATGGCATGACTTCTATAGGCAATGGGAATTGTGTTGTGCATGCAACTTGACAAAAGGCATGACCAAAATTCGTGCCTAAATTTAAaacacataaatatttaaaataaatagttTTAACTATTCAACCAATGAAATGATTACTGATTCCCAAATGATATCATGGTTTCCAAAAGCTGCTTGAATTGCTTGTCCTAGGTCTAGCCAGCTGTACAAAAGTCAACTAGCTGGGCTTTTCAAGAGCATTTGGACCACAAAGATAAAGGTGACTACAGCTTCAAATAGTTTGGGCTTTGCATTCCTCCTACATATAAATCTTCTGATTTTAATACATTACATAAGTACTTACAGTAGACTACAAAGTATAATTAAGCTGGTGAGTGTGAATGGTTGTTGCTCACTCCTAAAATTAAAACTAGTGAATAGTCTTGGATTTGCATTTGCTGTTCTAACTTATGTTGTTGGTCATTGGACTAATGTACTGAAGCTTGATCAAAGCATTTTGGAATGAGCATAAAACAACCTGCTTGAAGACAACCTGAAGACATGTTGTATTATAGTTTTAGTTTTGGGTAGTTTATTTTAAGAATAGTTGATAAACATATCAGTATAGatcagtttatttttaaaatttaagaatagTTGATCaaattcaagttaattttaaaatttgtataaaatttcaatttaattattttaaaattacattgTAGCAATTATGGAATCCTAGTAGTTGCAACAAGAataccaaaaataaaatattttcctcATGTTTGAACCTTTTGCAGCCTCGTGCTTCAGGATGAACTAGGGGATCAGTCTAAATCAAGAATGCTTTcaaataatataaataagaatacCATTTCAAAATTTAAGTAATTAAGCAACAACAAAACAACTTGCACATGAAGTAGATATAATTTGGGAGGTATAAAAGAAGTATGCATGccatgcaaaaataaaataaatcagtgGTAAGCTTAATTAGAAGTAACCTGGCTAAACACCATGATCATATCACAtggaaaattcaataatgaagagAATCACTATCGGGGAATGATCAAGCAAAAATAATACAACAGTAATAAGAATGGTGTCAAATGCCTCAATTCATGCATGCTAAGCCAATGCTGAAGTGTAATAATAAAGCTGATGCTAAAATGATATGAGCACAACACCATTTATGAATTTAGGCCGACAACGTGAA is a window encoding:
- the LOC121983148 gene encoding heavy metal-associated isoprenylated plant protein 23-like, with translation MGGTLDYFSSLLTAGHRHRKRKQFQTVELKVRMDCEGCELKVKNALSSMRGVQSVEINRKHYKVTVTGYVEPNKVLKRVQATGKKAEIWPYVPYNLVAQPYAAQTYDKKAPPGYVRNVEFVASSNQVRAEDQFTNLFSDDNPNACSVM